Proteins found in one Acidobacteriota bacterium genomic segment:
- a CDS encoding MFS transporter, producing MKTRGSTVTAWSLYELGATAFAMNLLSLHLPLDVAGRVPRGNEKFSLAFGLSMAVVAVAAPFLGHLADRQGKRRFLVPFVLAGVALTALVAAPGPVAQVLVLFALANVAFQCAYVFYNAMLPDVSDASNAGRVSGFGVAAGYIGSLLAMFLVLPFVSGSIRTQMPDAIRAICDAISVAPVSSSVNEAWVRRNAYVPTALLWFAAAVPLLFFARLPKAEGSGVSARAPERASGPSSPSKESLSSSSSPVRDVLHTIRSLPQTPALLWFLVSNFLYIDVIHTIQIQMATYSKYAVGLTDGQVQVLLLVATAVAVVGGLLYGWLCQRVTIRTATLVALFNWVLVFALALLVRDPKAFTLVGVLAGIGLGGIKVTGRLGLIALVPKERMTEFFGFFTLAGEAASVLGPFVWAGTLALFPDRSPAGYRAGVGVLFAVLALAIGAFLKVKFPRDTQAP from the coding sequence GTGAAGACCCGCGGCTCGACGGTCACCGCCTGGAGCCTCTACGAGCTCGGTGCGACGGCGTTCGCGATGAACCTCCTCTCGCTCCACCTGCCGCTCGACGTCGCGGGACGCGTCCCGCGCGGGAACGAGAAGTTTTCGCTCGCGTTCGGGCTCTCGATGGCCGTCGTCGCGGTCGCGGCTCCGTTCCTCGGGCACCTCGCGGACCGCCAGGGCAAGCGCCGCTTCCTCGTGCCGTTCGTCCTCGCCGGAGTCGCGCTCACGGCCCTCGTCGCTGCGCCCGGGCCCGTCGCGCAGGTTCTCGTCCTCTTCGCGCTCGCGAACGTCGCGTTCCAGTGCGCGTACGTCTTCTACAACGCGATGCTCCCGGACGTTTCGGACGCCTCGAACGCGGGACGCGTGTCGGGCTTCGGAGTCGCGGCGGGCTACATCGGCTCGCTTCTCGCGATGTTCCTCGTGCTGCCTTTTGTTTCCGGAAGCATCCGTACGCAAATGCCCGACGCGATCCGGGCGATCTGCGACGCGATTTCGGTCGCGCCTGTTTCTTCGAGTGTGAATGAGGCCTGGGTGCGGCGGAACGCCTACGTACCGACGGCGCTGCTGTGGTTCGCCGCGGCCGTCCCGCTGCTGTTCTTCGCGCGCCTGCCGAAGGCGGAAGGCTCGGGAGTCTCTGCGCGCGCCCCAGAGCGGGCTTCGGGTCCCTCTTCACCTTCAAAGGAATCTCTCTCTTCGTCTTCGTCCCCTGTCCGGGATGTTCTCCATACGATCCGGTCGCTGCCTCAGACGCCCGCGCTGCTGTGGTTTCTCGTCTCGAACTTCCTCTACATCGACGTCATCCACACGATTCAGATCCAGATGGCGACGTACTCGAAGTACGCCGTGGGTCTCACGGACGGGCAGGTGCAGGTGCTGCTCCTCGTCGCGACGGCCGTCGCCGTCGTCGGGGGCCTTCTCTACGGCTGGCTCTGCCAGCGCGTCACGATCCGGACGGCGACGCTCGTCGCGCTCTTCAACTGGGTCCTGGTCTTCGCGCTCGCGCTCCTCGTGCGGGATCCGAAGGCCTTCACGCTCGTCGGCGTTCTCGCGGGCATCGGCCTCGGCGGCATCAAGGTCACGGGCCGCCTCGGCCTCATCGCGCTCGTCCCGAAGGAGCGGATGACGGAGTTCTTCGGCTTCTTCACGCTCGCGGGCGAGGCGGCCTCGGTCCTCGGGCCGTTCGTGTGGGCGGGGACGCTCGCGCTGTTCCCGGACCGGAGCCCGGCCGGCTACCGCGCTGGCGTCGGCGTTCTCTTCGCGGTCCTCGCGCTCGCAATAGGGGCGTTCCTGAAGGTGAAGTTCCCGCGCGACACGCAGGCGCCGTGA
- a CDS encoding MoxR family ATPase, which produces MTTPSNTATPPQAAPGLDPAALTERIREKSLTVGALLTEIRKVIVGQSALVERLVIGLLADGHLLLEGVPGLAKTLAVKTLARGLDASFSRVQFTPDLLPADLVGTLVFNPKTQEFVARRGPIFANVVLADEINRAPAKVQSALLEAMQERQVTVGDTTTPLPDPFLVLATQNPIEQEGTYPLPEAQVDRFLMKLKVGYPTKAEERQILERMGETTEAAASASVRPILTPEAIRELRVLVRGIYADERIKGYLVELVAATREPKAYGLPDLADFISYGASPRATLALLGAARGRAFLAGRGYVVPEDVKDVAPDVLRHRVLLSYEAEAENVSSDQVVKRILERVEVP; this is translated from the coding sequence ATGACGACGCCGAGCAACACCGCCACGCCGCCCCAGGCCGCCCCGGGCCTCGACCCGGCCGCGCTCACGGAGCGCATCCGCGAGAAGTCGCTCACCGTGGGCGCCCTCCTGACCGAGATCCGCAAGGTGATCGTCGGCCAGAGCGCCCTCGTCGAGCGTCTCGTCATCGGGCTCCTCGCCGACGGCCACCTCCTCCTCGAGGGCGTGCCCGGCCTCGCGAAGACGCTCGCCGTCAAGACGCTCGCGCGCGGACTCGACGCCTCCTTCTCGCGCGTCCAGTTCACGCCCGACCTGCTCCCGGCCGACCTCGTCGGCACGCTCGTCTTCAACCCGAAGACGCAGGAGTTCGTCGCGCGGCGCGGACCGATCTTCGCGAACGTGGTTCTCGCCGACGAGATCAACCGCGCGCCCGCGAAGGTCCAGTCGGCTCTTCTCGAAGCGATGCAGGAACGCCAGGTCACCGTGGGCGACACGACGACGCCCCTGCCCGACCCGTTCCTCGTCCTCGCGACGCAGAACCCGATCGAGCAGGAAGGCACCTATCCGCTGCCCGAGGCGCAGGTCGATCGGTTTCTCATGAAGCTGAAAGTCGGCTATCCGACGAAGGCCGAGGAGCGCCAGATCCTCGAGCGGATGGGAGAGACGACCGAGGCGGCCGCCTCGGCGTCCGTCCGCCCGATTCTCACGCCGGAGGCGATCCGCGAGCTGCGCGTTCTCGTGCGCGGCATCTACGCGGACGAGCGCATCAAGGGCTACCTCGTCGAGCTCGTCGCCGCGACGCGCGAGCCGAAGGCCTACGGCCTCCCCGATCTCGCGGACTTCATCTCGTACGGCGCGTCGCCGCGCGCGACGCTCGCGCTCCTCGGTGCGGCGCGCGGCCGGGCGTTCCTCGCCGGGCGCGGCTACGTCGTCCCCGAGGACGTCAAGGACGTCGCCCCCGACGTCCTGCGCCACCGCGTCCTCCTCTCGTACGAGGCCGAGGCCGAGAACGTGTCCAGCGACCAGGTCGTCAAGCGGATCCTCGAGCGCGTCGAAGTTCCCTGA
- a CDS encoding rhomboid family intramembrane serine protease has product MIPLRDTIPSRTVPFVTRLLLVANVAAFVLEILQGDRLDAFVNTFAFVPARFFHPELFAGWTTGASVVTIFTAMFLHGGFLHLAGNMLFLWIFGDNVEDALGHGRFLLFYLVCGVIATLLQAFLSPASTIPNLGASGAIAGVLGAYFVLYPRARVVTVIPLFILFPLVEIPAGLYLLGWFLLQFWMGSSQLASVGRGGAATGGVAFWAHVGGFVAGVAWALLFRPKRPPPARFRIT; this is encoded by the coding sequence TTGATTCCCCTGCGCGACACGATCCCGTCCCGGACGGTTCCGTTCGTGACGCGCCTGCTCCTCGTCGCGAACGTGGCGGCCTTCGTCCTCGAGATCCTCCAGGGCGACCGCCTCGATGCGTTCGTGAACACCTTCGCGTTCGTCCCGGCGAGGTTCTTCCATCCCGAGCTGTTCGCGGGTTGGACGACCGGCGCTTCCGTCGTGACGATCTTCACGGCGATGTTCCTCCACGGCGGGTTCCTGCACCTCGCCGGAAACATGCTGTTCCTCTGGATTTTCGGTGACAACGTCGAGGACGCTCTCGGGCACGGGCGGTTCCTGCTCTTCTACCTCGTGTGCGGCGTCATTGCGACGCTCCTGCAGGCGTTCCTCTCGCCCGCGTCCACGATCCCGAATCTCGGCGCGTCCGGCGCGATCGCGGGCGTCCTCGGCGCGTACTTCGTGCTCTATCCGAGGGCGCGCGTCGTCACGGTGATCCCGCTCTTCATCCTCTTCCCGCTCGTCGAGATCCCCGCGGGGCTCTATCTCCTCGGCTGGTTCCTCCTGCAGTTCTGGATGGGCTCCTCGCAGCTCGCGTCGGTGGGCCGCGGAGGAGCGGCAACGGGAGGCGTGGCGTTCTGGGCGCACGTCGGCGGCTTCGTCGCGGGCGTCGCGTGGGCTCTGCTCTTCCGCCCGAAGAGGCCGCCTCCGGCGCGATTCCGCATCACGTGA
- a CDS encoding rRNA cytosine-C5-methyltransferase — protein MTAPRSARELALGILLRVDKGAHAAPLLDARGRELDARDRDFLRALVKKTLRGAIRLDHVLQRHLKQPAASLDPPVLAGLRLGVAQLLLMDRVPAHAAVGETVAAVRVFAPKAAGLVNAVLRRVAEREKRPGAVRLPAGADPLARLALETSHPEWLVRRWVAAFGEPAARAAMEADDVDTPTDLLADPRSGSVDEILAALAADGVTAERSPWAPLALTVTEGNAAAHPLVTGGALAVVDVAAQALAALLPEARIAVDLTAAPGGKVRALLASGRARRVVALERTASRAARLAANLAAAGRRAEVLVVRADAGVPPLPRERFDAVLLDAPCSGTGTLRKNPEIRLRLGPGDLAGFAATQRRLLDAALALLAPGGALLYVTCSLEPEENEHVVDAALAARPGFARAKPGSGVSEPVAERTDASGLVRVLPGATVDGFSAILMTRLRR, from the coding sequence ATGACGGCCCCGCGCTCCGCGCGCGAGCTCGCGCTCGGCATCCTCCTGCGCGTCGACAAGGGCGCGCACGCCGCGCCGCTTCTCGACGCCCGCGGCCGGGAACTGGACGCGCGGGACCGCGACTTCCTGCGCGCGCTCGTCAAGAAAACGCTGCGCGGCGCGATCCGCCTCGACCACGTGCTCCAGCGGCACCTCAAGCAGCCCGCCGCCTCGCTCGACCCGCCGGTCCTCGCGGGCCTGCGCCTCGGGGTCGCGCAGCTGCTCCTCATGGACCGCGTGCCCGCGCACGCGGCGGTCGGGGAGACGGTGGCGGCGGTCCGCGTCTTCGCGCCGAAGGCGGCCGGGCTCGTGAACGCCGTCCTCCGGCGTGTCGCAGAGCGCGAGAAGAGGCCCGGCGCGGTGCGCCTTCCGGCCGGCGCCGATCCGCTCGCGCGCCTCGCGCTCGAGACGTCGCATCCGGAATGGCTCGTGAGGCGATGGGTGGCCGCGTTCGGGGAGCCGGCCGCGCGCGCGGCGATGGAGGCGGACGACGTCGACACGCCGACCGACCTGCTCGCCGACCCGCGCTCGGGGTCCGTCGACGAGATCCTCGCCGCGCTGGCCGCGGACGGCGTGACGGCGGAGCGATCGCCGTGGGCCCCCCTCGCGCTCACGGTGACGGAGGGCAACGCGGCGGCGCACCCGCTCGTCACGGGGGGCGCGCTCGCCGTCGTCGACGTGGCGGCGCAGGCGCTCGCCGCTCTCCTCCCGGAGGCGCGAATCGCGGTGGACCTCACGGCGGCGCCCGGCGGAAAGGTGCGCGCGCTCCTCGCCTCGGGGCGAGCCCGGCGCGTCGTCGCCCTCGAGCGCACGGCCTCGCGCGCCGCGCGGCTCGCCGCGAACCTCGCGGCCGCGGGCCGCCGGGCCGAAGTCCTCGTCGTGCGGGCGGATGCGGGCGTGCCGCCGCTTCCGCGGGAGCGGTTCGACGCCGTCCTTCTCGACGCGCCGTGCTCGGGCACGGGGACGCTGCGCAAGAACCCGGAGATCCGGCTGCGCCTCGGCCCGGGGGACCTCGCGGGCTTCGCCGCGACCCAGCGCCGCCTGCTCGACGCGGCCCTCGCGCTCCTCGCGCCGGGGGGCGCGCTCCTCTACGTGACGTGCTCGCTCGAGCCCGAGGAGAACGAGCACGTCGTGGACGCGGCCCTCGCCGCGCGCCCGGGCTTTGCGCGGGCGAAGCCCGGGTCTGGAGTTTCGGAGCCCGTTGCGGAACGGACGGATGCGTCCGGCCTCGTGCGCGTTCTGCCCGGCGCGACGGTCGACGGGTTCAGCGCGATCCTCATGACGCGCCTGCGTCGTTGA
- a CDS encoding methionyl-tRNA formyltransferase: protein MRIVFFGSPSFAVPTLEALRAAGHDVALVVSQPGKPVGRKAEITDPPVASLAKSLGMLVFQPPTLKDDAAFARLAEARADAFVVAAYGRILAQRVLDLPRLGCLNVHGSLLPRWRGASPVQASILAGDPITGVSIMRMEAGMDTGPVYTMRQTEIGDEEDSASLGSRLALLGADALIETLYFLEGEEGRAAIPQDDAVATYCPKISREDARVDWTRPAAELVRKSRAFTPWPGLFTTRRNTRVKLARLSLEVGRPGAREGAERPSPGTVLEAGARVVVACGEGAVAVATLQVEGRKALPAADFVRGERVTAGEIWGG from the coding sequence GTGCGCATTGTTTTTTTCGGTTCGCCGTCTTTCGCGGTCCCGACGCTCGAGGCTCTCCGGGCCGCCGGGCACGACGTCGCTCTCGTCGTCTCGCAGCCCGGGAAGCCCGTCGGGAGGAAGGCGGAGATCACCGACCCGCCGGTCGCTTCTCTCGCGAAGTCGCTGGGAATGCTCGTTTTCCAGCCTCCCACGCTGAAGGACGACGCCGCGTTCGCGCGCCTCGCCGAGGCGCGAGCCGACGCGTTCGTCGTGGCGGCCTACGGAAGAATCCTCGCCCAAAGGGTGCTCGACCTGCCTCGGCTCGGCTGCCTGAACGTCCACGGAAGCCTTCTCCCGCGCTGGCGGGGGGCCTCGCCGGTGCAGGCGTCGATCCTCGCGGGCGACCCGATCACGGGCGTTTCCATCATGCGGATGGAGGCGGGCATGGACACCGGGCCCGTCTACACGATGCGTCAGACGGAGATCGGAGATGAGGAAGATTCTGCTTCCCTGGGTTCGCGGCTCGCGCTTCTTGGGGCCGATGCGCTCATCGAGACGTTGTATTTCTTAGAAGGTGAAGAGGGCAGAGCAGCCATTCCTCAGGACGACGCGGTCGCGACGTACTGCCCCAAGATCTCGCGTGAAGACGCGCGTGTGGACTGGACTCGGCCGGCAGCGGAGCTCGTGCGGAAGAGCCGGGCGTTCACGCCCTGGCCCGGCCTCTTTACCACTCGAAGAAATACGCGCGTGAAGCTCGCGAGGCTCTCGCTCGAAGTGGGCCGCCCGGGGGCGCGCGAGGGAGCAGAAAGACCTTCTCCGGGTACGGTGCTCGAGGCGGGTGCCCGCGTCGTCGTCGCCTGCGGCGAGGGCGCGGTTGCGGTCGCGACGCTGCAGGTGGAAGGCCGCAAGGCGCTGCCCGCGGCGGACTTCGTCCGCGGCGAGCGGGTGACGGCCGGCGAGATCTGGGGCGGATGA
- a CDS encoding DNA translocase FtsK 4TM domain-containing protein, which produces MAARAAEPPSALARRRDEFLGILLAAAGLLLVAALVSYHPNDPSLFSAVNDSGIRPRNWAGRVGASFADGSLQFFGLAAFVAPLALLALGWSRFRGKPLEAAGTKGLGLAIVVLTAAPLAHLAFGKPQAFGGGLDAGGFVGDLLGSALVTALNPPGAAILLVAAFLIGLLLATSLSLGEGVSGASVRASGWWRGFVLERQRRRELASREQQRREVVKKHLERAKEETAKPPARPSEPEAEVVYIPSVSTLRVKEKAGAGKFSIRKATPDEPAPRPVARPAQMAKKPDVPQRVLPFPKSRDATGWVFPPEKLLRAAPKRDRERDREEYRQTMELIAAKCLEFGVEGVVDAYTPGPVVTTYEFKPSPGVKVSQVASLENDLALALAAEKVRIERMPGRAAIGIEVPNRNRDVIALREVVESEKFRRSPSLLTIALGIDVQGEPVVADLARMPHLLVAGQTGAGKSVGVGGMITSILFKARPDEVKFIFVDPKMNDMKDYEDLPHLLVPVITDPKKAANALKWAVDEMEGRYKLLSEWPGVRNIEQYNAAIRDPKALAEVREKLGEKLKADESGVISPMPYIVIVIDELADLMMTAPREIEESVARLAQKARAVGVHLILATQRPSVDVITGTIKANLPCRISYTTRTKIDSRTILDSMGAEALLGAGDMLFLASGTSYLQRVHGGFIGGDETKEICRFLKKQGKPIYDTSVTDDREAQAAAAGARSSEGDNDPMYDEAARLVVRERMASISFLQRRLEIGFSRAGKLIDMMQRDGIVGPPAGGSRSREILVPTDYFEEIDRNRRS; this is translated from the coding sequence ATGGCCGCCCGCGCCGCTGAGCCGCCGAGCGCGCTCGCGCGCCGCCGCGACGAGTTCCTCGGCATCCTCCTCGCGGCCGCGGGCCTCCTCCTCGTCGCGGCCCTCGTCTCGTACCACCCGAACGACCCGTCGCTCTTCTCGGCCGTCAACGACTCCGGCATCCGGCCCCGCAACTGGGCGGGCCGCGTCGGCGCTTCGTTTGCGGACGGCAGCCTCCAGTTCTTCGGCCTCGCGGCCTTCGTCGCGCCGCTCGCGCTCCTCGCGCTCGGCTGGTCCCGCTTCCGCGGCAAGCCGCTCGAAGCCGCAGGCACGAAGGGCCTCGGCCTCGCGATCGTCGTCCTGACGGCAGCGCCGCTCGCGCACCTCGCGTTCGGCAAGCCTCAGGCGTTCGGCGGCGGCCTCGACGCGGGCGGTTTCGTGGGCGACCTCCTCGGCTCGGCGCTCGTCACCGCGCTGAATCCGCCGGGCGCCGCCATTCTTCTCGTCGCGGCGTTCCTGATCGGCCTGCTCCTCGCGACGTCCCTCTCGCTCGGCGAGGGAGTCTCCGGCGCCTCCGTCCGCGCGTCGGGCTGGTGGCGCGGCTTCGTCCTCGAGCGCCAGCGCCGCCGCGAGCTCGCCAGCCGCGAGCAGCAGCGCCGCGAGGTCGTCAAGAAGCACCTCGAGAGGGCGAAAGAGGAAACGGCGAAGCCCCCCGCGCGTCCGTCGGAGCCGGAGGCCGAGGTCGTCTACATCCCGTCCGTTTCGACGCTGCGCGTGAAGGAGAAAGCGGGCGCCGGAAAATTCTCGATTCGCAAGGCGACGCCCGACGAGCCCGCGCCCCGGCCCGTCGCGCGGCCCGCGCAGATGGCGAAGAAGCCGGACGTGCCGCAGCGCGTTCTCCCGTTCCCGAAGTCGCGCGACGCCACCGGCTGGGTGTTCCCGCCCGAAAAGCTCCTGCGCGCGGCCCCGAAGCGCGACCGAGAGCGCGACCGCGAGGAGTACCGCCAGACGATGGAGCTCATCGCGGCCAAGTGCCTCGAGTTCGGCGTCGAGGGCGTCGTGGACGCCTACACGCCGGGGCCCGTCGTCACGACGTACGAGTTCAAGCCCTCGCCGGGCGTCAAGGTGTCGCAGGTCGCCTCGCTCGAGAACGACCTCGCGCTGGCCCTCGCGGCCGAAAAGGTCCGGATCGAGCGCATGCCCGGACGCGCGGCGATCGGGATCGAGGTCCCGAACCGCAACCGCGACGTCATCGCGCTGCGCGAGGTCGTCGAGAGCGAGAAGTTCCGCCGTTCGCCGTCGCTCCTCACGATCGCCCTCGGGATCGACGTCCAGGGCGAGCCGGTCGTGGCGGACCTGGCCCGGATGCCGCACCTTCTCGTCGCGGGCCAGACGGGCGCGGGCAAGAGCGTCGGCGTGGGCGGCATGATCACGTCGATCCTCTTCAAGGCCCGCCCGGACGAGGTCAAGTTCATCTTCGTCGACCCGAAGATGAACGACATGAAGGACTACGAGGACCTTCCGCACCTTCTCGTTCCCGTCATCACGGATCCGAAGAAGGCCGCGAACGCCCTGAAGTGGGCCGTGGACGAGATGGAGGGCCGCTACAAGCTGCTCTCCGAGTGGCCCGGCGTCAGGAACATCGAGCAGTACAACGCGGCGATCCGGGACCCGAAGGCTCTGGCGGAAGTGCGCGAGAAGCTCGGAGAGAAGCTGAAGGCCGACGAGTCGGGCGTGATCTCGCCGATGCCGTACATCGTGATCGTGATCGACGAGCTCGCGGACCTCATGATGACCGCGCCGCGCGAGATCGAGGAATCGGTCGCCCGCCTCGCCCAGAAGGCGCGTGCGGTGGGCGTGCACCTCATCCTCGCGACGCAGCGGCCGTCGGTGGACGTCATCACGGGCACGATCAAGGCGAACCTCCCGTGCCGCATCTCCTACACGACGCGGACGAAGATCGACTCGCGGACGATCCTGGACTCGATGGGCGCCGAGGCCCTCCTCGGTGCCGGCGACATGCTGTTCCTCGCGTCGGGCACGTCCTACCTGCAGCGCGTGCACGGCGGGTTCATCGGCGGGGACGAGACGAAGGAGATCTGCCGCTTCCTGAAGAAGCAGGGCAAGCCGATCTACGACACGAGCGTGACGGACGACCGCGAGGCGCAGGCGGCGGCCGCGGGCGCGCGCAGCAGCGAAGGCGACAACGATCCGATGTACGACGAGGCGGCCCGGCTCGTGGTGCGCGAGCGCATGGCGTCGATCTCGTTCCTGCAGAGGCGGCTCGAGATCGGGTTCTCCCGCGCGGGCAAGCTCATCGACATGATGCAGCGCGACGGGATCGTGGGTCCGCCGGCGGGGGGCAGCCGAAGCCGCGAGATCCTGGTCCCGACCGACTACTTCGAAGAGATCGACCGCAACCGGAGGTCGTAG
- the trxA gene encoding thioredoxin: MSGNVQELTESSFETTVLKSAKPVLVDFWAVWCGPCRQVAPIVESLATKWGDKVTVTKLNVDDVPSVAERYGIMSIPTLMLFKGGQIVERVVGVSPQASLEKKFEPHLN; this comes from the coding sequence ATGTCCGGAAACGTCCAGGAGCTCACCGAAAGCTCGTTCGAAACGACCGTCCTCAAGAGCGCGAAGCCCGTCCTCGTGGATTTCTGGGCCGTCTGGTGCGGCCCCTGCCGCCAGGTCGCGCCCATCGTCGAGTCGCTCGCCACGAAATGGGGCGACAAGGTCACCGTGACGAAGCTGAACGTCGATGACGTTCCCTCGGTCGCCGAACGCTACGGGATCATGTCGATCCCGACCCTCATGCTCTTCAAGGGAGGCCAGATCGTCGAGCGCGTCGTCGGCGTGTCGCCGCAGGCCTCGCTCGAGAAGAAGTTCGAGCCGCACCTCAACTGA
- a CDS encoding HU family DNA-binding protein: protein MAGKADIVEAIANDTGLTRKDAAAALDSVVNAITGILKKGERVALPGLGVFHVADRKARTGVNPRTKAAIRIGAAKVARFRAGKDLKELLNRKRK from the coding sequence ATGGCGGGCAAAGCCGACATCGTGGAAGCCATCGCCAACGACACCGGCCTGACGCGCAAGGACGCGGCGGCGGCTCTCGACTCGGTCGTGAACGCGATCACGGGCATCCTCAAGAAGGGCGAGCGCGTGGCGCTCCCGGGCCTCGGCGTCTTTCACGTGGCCGACCGCAAAGCCCGCACGGGCGTTAACCCGCGGACGAAGGCGGCGATCCGGATCGGCGCGGCCAAGGTCGCCCGTTTCCGCGCCGGCAAGGACCTCAAGGAGCTCCTCAACCGCAAGCGGAAGTAG
- a CDS encoding undecaprenyl-diphosphate phosphatase, translated as MSVSVGQAVLLGAVQGLTEFLPVSSTAHLALAQRFLPGFAQPGILFDVLLHVGTLAAVVVFFRERLVRTFAGLVSSDPDARRAAWKLAGLLLLAVALTGAVAMPLKSIAVSGMTEFRRMGAALCATSVLLLVAQRVGRRRGEGGLTLEEIRPRDASAVGACQALSAIFHGLSRSGNTISVGLFAGLSRRAAAEFSFLLSIPTILAAAAVENLHAWRHHTGPLSDGSSLPAYLVGMAVSAVVGYFAVGFLLKVVISMRLTPFAVYCAVLGLALLAFGARLETPPASVVALAMGTR; from the coding sequence ATGTCCGTGTCCGTGGGCCAGGCGGTGCTGCTGGGCGCCGTCCAGGGTCTGACCGAGTTCCTGCCGGTCTCGTCGACCGCCCATCTCGCTCTCGCGCAGCGGTTTCTGCCGGGTTTCGCGCAGCCGGGCATCCTCTTCGACGTCCTGCTCCACGTCGGCACGCTCGCAGCGGTCGTCGTCTTCTTCCGCGAGAGACTCGTCCGGACGTTCGCCGGACTGGTTTCGTCCGACCCGGACGCGCGCCGCGCCGCGTGGAAGCTCGCGGGACTCCTGCTCCTGGCCGTCGCGCTCACGGGCGCGGTGGCGATGCCGCTCAAGAGCATCGCCGTATCCGGGATGACGGAATTCCGTCGAATGGGGGCCGCCCTGTGCGCGACGTCGGTGCTGCTGCTGGTGGCGCAGCGCGTCGGCCGTCGCCGCGGAGAGGGCGGTCTCACGCTCGAAGAAATTCGCCCGCGCGATGCGTCCGCCGTGGGCGCCTGCCAGGCCCTTTCGGCGATTTTCCACGGGCTTTCCCGCTCGGGGAACACGATCTCCGTCGGCCTCTTCGCGGGCCTCTCGCGGCGCGCGGCCGCCGAGTTCTCGTTCCTGCTTTCGATCCCGACGATTCTCGCCGCCGCGGCCGTCGAGAACCTGCACGCCTGGCGTCATCACACGGGGCCGCTCTCCGACGGCTCTTCGCTTCCGGCCTATCTCGTCGGGATGGCCGTCTCGGCGGTGGTCGGGTACTTCGCGGTCGGATTCCTGCTGAAGGTCGTCATTTCGATGCGCTTGACCCCGTTCGCCGTCTATTGCGCCGTTCTCGGTCTTGCGCTGCTTGCATTCGGCGCGCGGCTCGAGACGCCGCCCGCGAGCGTCGTGGCGCTCGCGATGGGAACCCGCTGA
- a CDS encoding HU family DNA-binding protein, which yields MAGMTKSQIAEHMAEKTGLTKKNAALFLEELAGLAYKQAKNTFTFPGVGKLVLVNRKARMGRNPATGEAIKIPAKRVVKFRVAKAAKDAILGAKK from the coding sequence ATGGCTGGAATGACCAAGTCGCAGATCGCGGAGCACATGGCGGAGAAAACCGGGCTTACGAAGAAGAACGCGGCGCTCTTCCTCGAGGAGCTCGCGGGCCTCGCCTACAAGCAGGCGAAGAACACCTTCACGTTCCCCGGCGTCGGCAAGCTCGTGCTCGTGAACCGGAAGGCCCGCATGGGTCGCAACCCGGCGACGGGCGAGGCGATCAAGATCCCGGCCAAGCGCGTCGTGAAGTTCCGCGTCGCGAAGGCCGCCAAGGACGCGATCCTCGGAGCGAAGAAGTAA
- the rsmA gene encoding ribosomal RNA small subunit methyltransferase A, whose protein sequence is MRASSAARPRPRWGQHFLVNAGTVRKILDALGAGEGETVVEIGPGRGALTVPLLDRGVRVLAFEIDPPLAARLSADHSERTLFVETEDALHADVGAALERIGAAPPVPLVGNLPYESATPMIRAFVRRPDLFSRLVVMIQREVADRLVSPPGGDAYGFLTLDVGAHASARKLFDVGRGEFSPPPKVLSSVVELVPRLPGAGIDATLKVASAGFTSRRKTLVNALTPLWGRERAVGAVAEAGLPPTARAETLGLDVFRRLSLSLGVPVR, encoded by the coding sequence GTGAGAGCGTCAAGCGCGGCGCGCCCCCGCCCACGCTGGGGTCAGCACTTCCTCGTCAACGCGGGAACGGTCCGGAAAATTCTCGACGCCCTCGGCGCGGGAGAGGGGGAGACCGTCGTCGAGATCGGTCCGGGGCGCGGGGCGCTCACGGTGCCGCTCCTCGACCGCGGCGTGCGCGTCCTCGCCTTCGAGATCGACCCGCCGCTCGCCGCGCGTCTCTCGGCGGACCACTCCGAGCGGACGCTCTTCGTCGAGACGGAGGACGCGCTGCACGCGGACGTCGGCGCCGCCCTAGAACGCATCGGCGCGGCGCCGCCGGTGCCGCTCGTCGGGAACCTGCCCTACGAGAGCGCGACGCCGATGATCCGCGCGTTCGTGCGGCGGCCCGACCTCTTCTCGCGCCTCGTCGTGATGATCCAGAGGGAAGTCGCCGACCGGCTCGTCTCGCCTCCCGGGGGCGACGCGTACGGGTTCCTGACGCTGGATGTGGGCGCCCACGCGTCCGCGAGGAAGCTCTTCGACGTCGGCCGCGGCGAGTTCTCGCCGCCGCCGAAGGTCCTGTCGAGCGTCGTCGAGCTGGTCCCGCGCCTTCCCGGCGCGGGCATCGACGCGACGCTGAAGGTCGCCTCGGCCGGCTTCACCTCGCGCCGCAAGACGCTCGTGAACGCGCTCACGCCGCTCTGGGGACGCGAGCGCGCCGTGGGCGCCGTGGCCGAGGCCGGGCTGCCCCCGACGGCGCGCGCCGAAACGCTCGGTCTCGACGTTTTCCGGAGGCTTTCCCTCTCCCTGGGCGTCCCGGTGCGCTAA